From the genome of Scytonema hofmannii PCC 7110, one region includes:
- a CDS encoding response regulator transcription factor: MRILLAEDDTQIAGLVANFLGEQHYIIDVATNGEKGWEFVRSFTYDLLLLDVMLPKLDGISLCQQLRSHGYQMPILLLTARDTTTDIIAGLDAGADDYMVKPYKMQELSARIRALLRRGNVALSPVLEWQNLQFDPSICKASYNNQPLHLTPKEYRLLELLLRRRGCVLNRGEILENLWSFDDPPDEDAVKALIKRLRQKLKLAGTPDDFVATAYGMGYYLKEYSQEQQVYDGRKPGKQVHTHSSKKTEKSVFN; the protein is encoded by the coding sequence ATGAGGATTTTGCTAGCCGAAGATGATACTCAAATTGCTGGGTTAGTAGCAAACTTTCTTGGTGAGCAACACTATATTATTGATGTAGCTACCAATGGTGAAAAGGGCTGGGAATTTGTGAGGTCTTTTACTTATGATTTACTATTGCTGGACGTAATGTTACCAAAGCTTGATGGTATAAGTCTTTGTCAGCAATTGCGCTCTCACGGTTATCAAATGCCAATTCTCCTGTTGACTGCTCGAGATACCACGACTGATATCATTGCGGGACTAGATGCAGGCGCAGATGACTATATGGTCAAACCTTATAAAATGCAGGAGTTGTCGGCTCGTATCCGTGCTTTGTTACGCCGTGGAAATGTGGCTTTATCACCTGTACTAGAGTGGCAAAACTTGCAATTTGACCCCAGTATTTGTAAGGCAAGTTATAATAATCAGCCTCTGCATTTGACTCCAAAGGAGTACCGTTTATTAGAACTTCTCCTGAGGCGTAGGGGTTGTGTTCTGAATCGGGGTGAAATTTTAGAGAACCTTTGGTCTTTTGACGATCCGCCAGACGAAGATGCTGTTAAGGCTCTTATCAAACGTTTGAGACAGAAGCTAAAGTTAGCTGGAACGCCTGATGATTTTGTCGCCACAGCTTATGGCATGGGCTACTATCTTAAAGAGTACTCACAAGAACAGCAAGTTTACGACGGGCGAAAACCTGGTAAGCAGGTTCATACTCATAGTTCTAAGAAGACTGAGAAAAGTGTTTTCAACTGA
- a CDS encoding PstS family phosphate ABC transporter substrate-binding protein encodes MSQIKETTTLILLLLIASVPLGIGFWWVSHWSGLELKFVTNLSVGSKDVARKKLQNLDNWERTSTKVPETPSELFNYAAQEKLRKAGVKAQTFDAVPNIPSGLFNYGGSTTWDPIRKTVDPVIQSTWPQFKLRYLNSPGSRTEIKMLLENQLAFSQSSRPMEEKEYQQALQRGFAFKEIPVAIDGIAIAVHPSLKIPGLTIAQLKKIYTGKIHNWKQVGGPDLPLTPYSRSQEAGSTVEFFVDKLLEGEKLSPKVKIVANTTSGLRNVASDPGGIYYATATEVVTQCHVKPLPIGYQADHLVPPYEEPLVELSQCPNQHNHLNRAAMQSGEYPVTRRLCVLVKQNGLEDEQAGWAYAALLLSDQGQHLINNAGFISLHSWIKD; translated from the coding sequence ATGTCTCAAATCAAAGAAACGACAACCTTGATTTTACTCCTCCTTATTGCATCCGTACCGCTCGGTATAGGTTTTTGGTGGGTCAGTCATTGGTCTGGTTTAGAATTAAAATTTGTGACTAACTTGTCTGTGGGTTCTAAAGATGTTGCTAGGAAAAAACTTCAGAACCTTGACAATTGGGAGCGCACTTCTACTAAAGTGCCAGAAACTCCGTCTGAGTTATTTAACTATGCTGCTCAAGAAAAACTCCGAAAAGCAGGTGTTAAGGCTCAAACCTTTGACGCAGTGCCAAATATTCCATCAGGGTTATTTAATTATGGAGGTAGTACAACTTGGGACCCCATCCGAAAAACAGTAGACCCAGTTATTCAAAGCACTTGGCCTCAGTTTAAATTGCGCTACCTCAATTCCCCAGGCTCTCGTACTGAGATCAAAATGTTATTAGAGAATCAGCTGGCTTTTTCTCAATCTTCTCGTCCAATGGAAGAGAAAGAATACCAACAAGCACTGCAACGCGGTTTTGCTTTCAAAGAGATACCAGTCGCTATAGATGGAATTGCGATCGCAGTTCATCCAAGTCTAAAAATTCCCGGTCTCACAATTGCTCAACTCAAAAAGATATATACTGGTAAAATTCACAACTGGAAGCAAGTTGGTGGACCAGACCTCCCGCTCACTCCTTACTCTCGATCTCAAGAAGCAGGTAGTACAGTTGAATTCTTTGTAGACAAACTGTTGGAAGGTGAAAAACTAAGTCCTAAAGTCAAGATAGTTGCTAACACAACCAGTGGACTGAGAAATGTAGCTTCAGACCCTGGTGGTATATATTATGCAACTGCCACTGAAGTCGTGACACAGTGTCATGTTAAACCTTTGCCAATTGGGTATCAAGCAGATCATCTCGTACCTCCTTATGAAGAACCTCTTGTAGAGCTTTCGCAATGTCCAAATCAACACAATCACCTCAACAGAGCAGCCATGCAAAGTGGAGAGTATCCAGTCACTCGCCGATTATGCGTGCTCGTTAAGCAAAATGGTCTAGAAGATGAGCAGGCGGGTTGGGCTTATGCTGCTTTGTTATTGAGCGATCAAGGTCAACACTTGATTAACAATGCTGGATTTATTAGCCTTCACTCCTGGATTAAGGACTAG
- a CDS encoding Mo-dependent nitrogenase C-terminal domain-containing protein, translated as MLGTNQIKFIQNWLDTREIHNPTVARFLCKLIPAQCPFERKLKLFNRVVLYIPPLCNFNPFYYQLINLRFRCLSCLVDEYGEDVTIYL; from the coding sequence ATGTTAGGTACAAATCAAATCAAATTTATCCAAAATTGGCTAGATACCAGAGAGATTCACAACCCTACAGTAGCTCGCTTCTTGTGCAAACTTATTCCTGCTCAATGTCCTTTTGAACGAAAGCTCAAACTTTTTAATCGCGTTGTACTCTACATTCCTCCCCTGTGCAATTTCAACCCTTTTTACTACCAATTAATAAATCTTCGCTTTCGTTGTCTTTCTTGTTTGGTAGATGAATATGGTGAAGATGTGACAATTTATCTTTAA
- a CDS encoding MFS transporter produces MVEANLVQQENAPSSVQPKVGHWVLLSTILASSMAFIDASALNVALPALQNDFGASGPQLLWIINAYLLMLAALILVGGSLGDKLGRKKVFAIGIYLFMLASLACGFASNIKFLIAARVLQGIGGAMMIPGSLAIITTYFEPERRGEAIGTWSAATTMVTVAGPVLGGLLSDAGFWRGVFLINLPIGMTTLAILYFKVPESRNEKASVQIDYLGAILVTLGLAGLTYGFISLHDLGLSNPRVYLTLSGGAIALIAYVVVEARSAHPMMPLHLFKSRTFSGTNLLTLFLYGALSVGTFFLCLNLVQAQGYSQSIAGLADMPFALLLSGLSPWASQFADRYGLRLPLIIGPFLAGLGFLLMSFVGLTRGPSEYWTTFFPGIMVFGLGMAITVAPLTTAVMGSVAKNYAGTASGINNAVARTAGVLTIAIVGSLALSNFSLSVQAHTTCIHLSHAAQMLLQSQARQLGQVAPIVGIVPENMNAVEIAFKLAFVDTFRLVMIICAGLAWLGAVMAVLFISDR; encoded by the coding sequence ATGGTCGAAGCAAACCTGGTTCAGCAGGAAAATGCACCTAGTTCGGTACAACCTAAGGTAGGGCATTGGGTATTATTATCAACAATTCTTGCCTCAAGCATGGCTTTTATTGATGCCTCCGCGCTCAATGTTGCTCTCCCTGCTTTGCAGAATGACTTTGGAGCAAGCGGACCACAACTCCTGTGGATTATCAACGCATACCTACTCATGCTCGCCGCGCTGATTTTAGTAGGTGGTTCTCTTGGTGATAAGTTAGGGCGCAAAAAAGTATTTGCGATCGGTATCTACCTATTTATGTTGGCTTCGTTGGCGTGTGGTTTTGCCTCAAATATTAAATTTCTGATTGCAGCACGAGTTTTGCAAGGTATTGGGGGTGCAATGATGATTCCTGGAAGCCTTGCAATCATCACCACCTATTTTGAACCAGAACGTCGTGGAGAAGCGATAGGAACGTGGTCGGCAGCAACTACAATGGTAACAGTTGCGGGACCTGTGCTGGGTGGCCTGCTGTCAGATGCTGGATTTTGGCGAGGAGTTTTTCTGATCAACTTACCCATAGGAATGACTACGTTAGCAATTCTTTACTTTAAAGTTCCAGAAAGCCGCAACGAAAAAGCTTCTGTACAAATAGACTATCTTGGTGCAATTCTTGTGACTCTTGGATTGGCGGGTTTGACATATGGTTTCATCTCTCTACACGACCTTGGATTGAGTAACCCGCGTGTTTATCTGACATTAAGCGGCGGTGCGATCGCTTTAATAGCTTATGTCGTAGTTGAAGCTCGTTCTGCTCACCCAATGATGCCGTTGCATCTTTTCAAATCGCGTACTTTCAGTGGTACTAACTTGTTAACTCTGTTCTTATATGGTGCATTAAGTGTTGGTACTTTCTTTTTGTGTCTCAACTTAGTACAAGCGCAGGGTTACAGTCAGTCAATTGCTGGCTTGGCAGATATGCCATTTGCTCTGCTACTCAGTGGATTGTCTCCTTGGGCTAGTCAGTTTGCAGATCGTTATGGTCTGCGTTTGCCATTGATTATTGGCCCTTTTTTAGCTGGGCTTGGATTTCTGTTAATGTCATTTGTTGGGCTTACACGGGGTCCTTCAGAATACTGGACGACATTCTTTCCAGGTATCATGGTTTTTGGGCTAGGCATGGCAATAACAGTTGCACCACTCACAACTGCTGTTATGGGTTCTGTAGCAAAAAACTATGCGGGAACTGCATCGGGAATCAATAATGCAGTCGCACGCACAGCCGGAGTCTTGACGATCGCGATCGTTGGTTCACTAGCTCTGTCTAATTTTTCGCTTTCAGTACAAGCGCACACAACCTGTATTCACCTCTCCCACGCTGCACAAATGCTGTTACAATCCCAGGCAAGACAACTTGGTCAAGTAGCGCCGATTGTTGGGATTGTACCAGAAAATATGAATGCTGTAGAAATAGCATTCAAACTCGCTTTTGTGGATACTTTCCGGTTAGTTATGATAATTTGTGCTGGACTAGCCTGGTTAGGCGCAGTAATGGCAGTGTTGTTCATTAGTGACCGGTGA
- a CDS encoding hypothetical protein (involved in light-induced Na+-dependent proton extrusion) has protein sequence MSSNWLKDRFLQTPEPEQALDRAYQAALKIEFIEDRYFNSNKVRNNGHIEFPRAEFEENLDILKQKMREFNSSRSGLGKLGQDHLMRLIFVEGILAKYTTQTPENSALASVSPSTTSSPMVNQKLYPSAINVIDVKSVPSSKKKKQTSQDLELPAYDNEEKSKPGGLPKSIKKTINKVKHDLNPKSEEEVVNAFRRSRAKTVISLRLMVLLIVIPILTQQISKNFLIFPMVEKFRAGEETQIFINSEMKEEALKELQTFEEELKLESLINSAPALSKEVVEEKVKHKALELREEFRHKSNSAISNVFADIMALVAFALVLLFRRQDIAVLKSFIDNIVYGLSDSAKAFAIILTTDIFVGFHSPHGWEVLLEGLAGHLGVAANRSAISLFIATVPVIVDTMVKYWLFRSLSRMSPSTLATVKEMNE, from the coding sequence ATGTCTTCTAATTGGCTTAAAGATCGCTTCCTTCAAACACCAGAGCCAGAGCAAGCGCTAGATCGAGCTTATCAAGCTGCATTAAAAATTGAATTTATTGAAGATAGATACTTCAATAGTAACAAAGTTCGTAATAATGGTCACATTGAGTTTCCGCGAGCAGAATTCGAGGAAAATCTGGATATTCTTAAACAAAAAATGAGAGAATTTAATTCCAGCAGATCTGGTCTCGGCAAACTCGGACAAGATCACTTGATGAGGTTGATATTTGTAGAGGGAATCTTGGCCAAATATACGACTCAAACTCCGGAAAACTCTGCATTGGCTTCGGTTTCACCTAGCACGACTTCCAGTCCGATGGTCAATCAAAAGTTATATCCATCGGCTATCAATGTTATTGACGTTAAATCTGTCCCCTCTAGCAAGAAAAAGAAACAAACTTCACAAGATTTAGAATTGCCAGCATACGATAATGAAGAGAAAAGTAAGCCAGGAGGACTCCCAAAGTCAATTAAGAAGACGATTAATAAAGTCAAACATGACCTGAATCCTAAATCTGAAGAAGAAGTTGTGAATGCATTTCGCCGGTCTAGAGCAAAAACAGTTATTTCTCTGAGGCTCATGGTGTTGTTAATTGTCATTCCCATACTGACGCAACAGATATCTAAAAATTTCTTAATTTTTCCGATGGTAGAGAAGTTTAGAGCAGGAGAAGAGACGCAAATCTTCATAAATTCTGAAATGAAGGAGGAAGCTCTCAAAGAACTGCAAACCTTTGAAGAAGAACTAAAATTGGAAAGTCTGATCAATTCTGCTCCTGCGCTCAGTAAAGAAGTTGTGGAGGAGAAAGTTAAACATAAAGCCCTAGAACTGAGAGAAGAATTTCGTCATAAGAGTAATAGCGCTATTAGTAACGTTTTTGCTGATATAATGGCACTTGTAGCTTTCGCTCTAGTCCTGTTGTTTAGGCGACAAGATATTGCTGTGCTCAAATCTTTCATAGACAACATTGTGTATGGTCTCAGCGACAGTGCCAAAGCGTTTGCTATCATTCTGACAACTGACATATTTGTAGGCTTCCACTCTCCTCACGGATGGGAGGTTCTGCTTGAAGGCTTAGCAGGTCATTTGGGAGTTGCAGCCAATCGCAGTGCAATATCTCTGTTCATAGCAACAGTCCCAGTGATCGTTGATACAATGGTTAAGTACTGGCTGTTCCGATCGCTCAGTCGGATGTCTCCTTCAACACTCGCTACCGTGAAGGAGATGAATGAATGA
- a CDS encoding hybrid sensor histidine kinase/response regulator has protein sequence MLMSRDVHDQTYQFFIEEVPELLQIIETGLLTLRAERTPHKLHELMRAAHSLKGGAAIVGLESITTIAHRLEDIFRDLYDETLEIDADLEGLLLQAYDCLQVPLTEQIQTGHFNPESALTSADPIFTQIEAKLGDRLAQAIYHIPDSVDLNVDMVASVFTVDIADRLDYLHTIVANPQNYKIDEELRAQVEVFARFAEFLELPGFKAIAETTLAALLAHPDRALHIAELARADFQAGRSAVLAGDRAQGGSPSADLIALAENTIIDEIPLNLFDSTSVSLNLETLEETSSNLFEPAIASSNIKPAPPLSLEELLSKKPFTTQASDDSPTSSSATVLSQIPEHSSIQPVAKQEVQIRKQAQEQFSTNTSNISVRVDLTRLERMNNLLGELTINRNIFALENEQIQAAIQELLHRFERFQEATKQIQNISDMMLVASESTSRRHKIAASKFSLTEFDSLEMDRYGDLYSSLQDVLEEVAQLKEAVDDIAMFSGRSNRTIRQERQMLSQLRDELMWSRMLPIGNVLSHFPRMIRDMSTTYHKPVNLKLTGTEVQVEKAIVEKLYDPLLHLLRNAFDHGIEPPELRHQQGKLEQGEIEIRAYHHSNQTIIEVRDDGQGLNLERICLQALERGLLSPEQLAEVSTDELFETIFEPGFSTASQVSELSGRGVGLDVVKSELQSLKGNITVTSSPGQGTTFTLRLPFTLTIAKLLVCSMGFITVALPIDSIVRIIKTQGDRTDRAGERKFLTWQEQSVPVYQLIDLLEYNCPSPKTFSSNVASTISADNKTPPLLLLRREQQMFALEVDCLVAEQELAIKPFGAIVPPPNYISGCTVLGDGSLIPVINGAMLLEDFLKQSKTGKTATPHISQSLATDWHSINNTHFTPTVLVVDDSATARQALVFTLEKAGYRVLQARDGWEAIEQLHLCANVQLMICDVEMPNMNGFEFLDYRLQDPQLAKIPVAMLTTRSNRKHRDLAMALGASAYFTKPYIELELLSALKNIIGQA, from the coding sequence ATGTTGATGTCCCGCGATGTTCACGACCAAACTTATCAATTCTTCATTGAAGAAGTTCCCGAACTCCTACAAATCATTGAAACAGGGTTACTCACCTTAAGAGCAGAACGCACTCCTCATAAACTTCATGAGTTAATGCGAGCTGCTCACTCTCTCAAAGGAGGTGCAGCTATTGTAGGGCTTGAAAGCATCACAACTATTGCCCATCGACTAGAGGATATTTTCAGAGATCTTTACGATGAGACACTAGAAATTGATGCCGATCTGGAAGGATTGCTGCTACAAGCTTACGATTGTCTGCAAGTGCCCTTAACAGAGCAAATTCAAACTGGTCACTTTAACCCGGAGTCAGCCCTAACCTCTGCCGATCCTATATTTACCCAAATAGAAGCAAAACTGGGAGATAGGCTTGCACAGGCTATTTATCATATACCTGACTCTGTAGATCTCAATGTTGACATGGTTGCATCAGTCTTTACAGTTGATATAGCTGATAGGTTAGATTATCTACATACAATTGTTGCTAACCCTCAAAACTATAAAATTGATGAAGAGTTACGCGCACAAGTAGAAGTCTTTGCCAGATTTGCTGAGTTTTTAGAACTTCCAGGATTTAAAGCAATTGCAGAAACAACTTTGGCGGCGCTACTTGCTCACCCCGATCGCGCATTGCACATTGCTGAATTGGCACGTGCTGATTTTCAAGCAGGTCGATCTGCTGTTCTTGCAGGCGATCGCGCCCAAGGAGGTAGCCCCTCAGCAGATCTGATAGCTTTGGCAGAAAACACCATTATTGACGAAATCCCTTTAAATCTATTCGACTCAACCAGTGTTTCCTTAAACTTAGAAACTCTTGAAGAAACATCTTCAAATTTATTCGAGCCTGCGATCGCGTCTTCAAACATAAAACCTGCTCCCCCTCTTTCCTTAGAAGAGTTATTAAGTAAAAAACCATTTACTACACAAGCAAGTGATGACAGCCCTACATCTAGCAGCGCCACTGTGCTGTCTCAGATCCCAGAACATTCTTCAATTCAGCCCGTTGCAAAGCAGGAAGTTCAAATTCGCAAACAAGCTCAGGAGCAGTTTTCTACCAATACCTCTAATATTTCAGTTCGGGTCGATCTGACTCGGTTAGAGCGGATGAATAATCTCTTGGGCGAATTAACGATTAACCGCAACATATTTGCTCTTGAAAATGAACAAATTCAAGCCGCTATCCAAGAATTACTCCATCGTTTTGAGCGGTTTCAAGAAGCTACTAAGCAGATACAAAATATATCAGATATGATGCTTGTTGCTTCAGAATCCACTAGTCGCAGACACAAGATAGCAGCTTCTAAATTTTCCTTGACAGAGTTTGATTCTTTGGAAATGGATCGCTATGGAGATTTATACTCCTCCTTACAAGACGTTTTAGAAGAAGTAGCGCAGCTTAAAGAAGCAGTCGATGATATTGCCATGTTTAGTGGACGCTCAAATCGAACAATTCGACAGGAGCGTCAAATGCTTTCTCAACTTCGGGATGAACTCATGTGGTCTCGTATGTTACCAATCGGTAACGTGCTGAGTCATTTTCCTAGAATGATACGGGATATGTCTACTACCTATCACAAACCTGTTAACTTAAAACTGACAGGGACAGAAGTACAAGTTGAAAAAGCCATTGTTGAGAAGCTCTACGATCCACTTCTGCACTTACTTCGGAATGCCTTCGATCATGGTATTGAACCCCCAGAACTTCGGCATCAACAAGGAAAACTAGAGCAAGGCGAGATTGAAATTCGAGCTTATCACCATAGCAATCAAACTATTATTGAGGTACGAGATGATGGCCAAGGGCTTAATTTAGAACGTATTTGTCTTCAAGCTCTTGAAAGAGGTTTGTTGTCGCCAGAACAATTAGCAGAAGTTTCTACAGATGAACTGTTTGAAACGATCTTCGAGCCTGGATTCTCAACAGCAAGTCAGGTGAGCGAACTTTCTGGACGAGGCGTTGGGTTAGATGTTGTTAAATCTGAGTTACAATCTCTGAAGGGCAATATTACAGTAACCTCTTCTCCCGGTCAAGGTACAACCTTTACCTTACGGTTGCCGTTTACACTAACGATTGCCAAATTATTAGTTTGCTCGATGGGTTTCATAACTGTCGCACTGCCAATTGATAGCATCGTCAGGATTATTAAAACTCAAGGCGATCGCACTGATCGAGCTGGTGAGCGTAAATTTTTAACTTGGCAAGAGCAATCTGTACCTGTTTATCAATTAATCGATCTTTTAGAGTACAATTGCCCATCACCAAAAACTTTCTCTAGCAATGTGGCAAGCACTATTTCAGCAGACAATAAAACTCCTCCACTATTGCTGCTTCGTCGAGAGCAACAGATGTTTGCACTGGAAGTTGACTGCTTAGTTGCGGAGCAAGAACTGGCGATCAAGCCCTTTGGAGCGATCGTTCCTCCTCCTAACTATATTTCCGGTTGTACTGTCTTAGGAGATGGCAGCCTCATTCCTGTTATTAATGGGGCTATGTTATTAGAAGACTTTTTGAAACAAAGCAAAACTGGTAAAACCGCTACCCCACATATATCACAGTCTTTAGCAACCGATTGGCATTCTATCAATAACACACACTTCACCCCCACAGTGCTTGTTGTTGACGACTCTGCTACTGCTAGACAAGCGTTGGTTTTCACGTTGGAGAAAGCTGGTTATCGAGTTTTGCAAGCCCGTGATGGATGGGAAGCTATTGAACAACTGCATCTCTGTGCAAACGTACAACTCATGATTTGTGATGTTGAAATGCCTAACATGAATGGATTTGAGTTCTTGGATTACCGTCTTCAAGACCCTCAACTCGCAAAAATTCCTGTAGCAATGCTTACAACCCGCAGTAACCGTAAACATCGCGATCTTGCAATGGCTTTAGGTGCTAGTGCTTACTTCACTAAACCTTATATAGAATTAGAGCTTTTGTCAGCACTAAAAAATATCATTGGTCAGGCTTAA
- a CDS encoding bestrophin family protein yields MLFSKLAQTKELNQKITALRSFKGKFHIYRGEQLHWLQVIFKLKISVVRAILPWVLLCGGYGFFVSLLSYFGFLTSIDGSKVFPQVILTFNIVLSLLLAFRTNSAHDRFWEGRKLWGALVNTVRNLARGIWIIVNEHEPNDKANKEAIMRLLVAFTVAMKLHLRREAVNYELAALTSPKQYSKLKEVNHPPLEIAFWIGDFLQSQYEQNNINVFQMNSLQELLDDLVDILGGCERILKTPTPLIYTIVLKILLTIYFLLLPMQIVGVLHWWTSPTIAFISLILLGIDEIGAEIEEPFGHDPNDLPLDLICNTILCNVEDIISCERQNTSCIKSPLLRNYNPYYRNPI; encoded by the coding sequence ATGTTGTTTAGTAAACTGGCTCAAACAAAAGAACTGAATCAGAAAATTACTGCGTTGAGGTCATTTAAAGGTAAGTTTCACATCTACAGAGGAGAACAATTACACTGGCTTCAAGTAATTTTTAAACTTAAGATCTCAGTTGTACGAGCAATTTTACCTTGGGTGCTCCTGTGTGGTGGATATGGTTTTTTTGTATCACTGCTATCCTATTTTGGATTCCTGACTTCAATTGATGGAAGCAAAGTTTTTCCCCAGGTGATTTTGACTTTCAATATAGTTCTAAGTTTGTTGTTAGCTTTTAGGACTAATTCAGCACATGACCGATTTTGGGAAGGTCGTAAATTGTGGGGAGCTTTAGTCAATACTGTCCGTAACTTAGCTCGTGGAATCTGGATTATAGTTAACGAGCACGAACCGAACGATAAAGCTAACAAAGAGGCAATAATGCGATTGCTGGTTGCTTTTACGGTTGCAATGAAGTTGCATTTGCGAAGAGAAGCTGTAAATTATGAACTAGCAGCGCTAACATCACCAAAGCAATACTCCAAACTGAAAGAAGTCAATCATCCTCCATTAGAAATTGCTTTTTGGATTGGAGATTTTCTACAGAGTCAGTACGAGCAGAACAACATAAATGTTTTCCAGATGAATTCTTTACAAGAATTGCTGGACGACTTGGTAGATATTTTAGGCGGTTGTGAGCGTATACTCAAAACACCGACCCCCTTGATATATACCATTGTTCTCAAGATATTGCTGACAATTTATTTCTTGTTGTTGCCAATGCAAATAGTTGGTGTTTTGCATTGGTGGACCAGTCCAACAATAGCTTTTATAAGCTTGATTTTGCTTGGTATTGATGAGATTGGGGCTGAAATCGAAGAGCCTTTCGGTCACGATCCAAATGACTTACCTCTTGATTTGATCTGTAATACAATACTTTGCAATGTTGAGGACATTATCAGTTGTGAAAGACAAAATACGTCTTGCATAAAAAGTCCTTTATTACGGAATTATAATCCGTACTATAGGAATCCTATTTAA